Part of the Cyclopterus lumpus isolate fCycLum1 chromosome 16, fCycLum1.pri, whole genome shotgun sequence genome, tactactactactactactactactactactgctaatactactactactactactaatactactactactactactactactactaatactactactactactaatactactactactactactactactaataatactactactactactactactactactattactactaatactactactactactactactgctaatactactactactactactaatactactactactactactactactactaatactactactactactactactactaatactactactactaatactaatactactactactactaatactactactactactactactactactactaatactactactactactactactactactactgctaatactactactactactactaatactactactactactactactactactactaatactactactactactactactactaatactactactactactactactaatactactactactactactactactactactactactactgctaatactactactactactactaatactactactactactactactaatactactactactactactactactactactgctaatactactactactactactaatactactactactactactactaatactactactactactactactactactactaatactactactactactactactactactactgctaatactactactactactactaatactactactactactactactaatactactactactactactactactactactaatactactactactaatactactactactactactactaatactactactgctactacagTTTGTATATTATTGTTTAAAGCGTGCAACATGAAATATAATACGTCATATTTTGGTAAACCCTTATTTTTTGGGACGTTTTGAAAGCTGCTTTATTGATATTGTGAATCTGCGGTGCAAACCTAATTAAACCCAGTTTTTAACAGCTGATGCATTGCTGAACCTCCGTGAGTTCGTCCTCCTCCTTTGAATAGAGACAAGCGGCCGTCTGTGAGGAAGTCAAGTAACAACGGAACGAGGAGAAGACGGCGCCATTGTTCCTAAACGACCACACAGTGGAGTCAACACGTCTCTGAAACACAACGCACTACCTCATGGGAGAGGTCCCACAGCAGGCCGTTGCATCACATTAGCTGTAtctaggtgtacctaataaagtgggcACTGAGCAGTGGTGTTAAGTAAAGTGTACCGCATATAATATTCCAGTAACAATGTTAATACTGATCATGTAtgagtaataatgttaatatattagtattaatgtTGAGGTTTGGActacacaaacattgtgacggtaagcaacaaacaaaacaatcaatcaatcaagggAGAAAATATTCTGCAGGTTAAtctataatgaaaataatcattagtaaATAGATATAAATGAACACCACCGCCACAGCAGTAATACGTTTAACTTTTATATTAGCAATAATAATCTATAATTGACAATAGTATAGTCACAGGGGACATTTGTTCTGATTACACTTTCAGTGCAGGGACATTTTAAATACTTGCAACAGAGTATTTTCAATGAGTATGTTTACTTCAGTACagtatctgaatacttcctccaccgtCCGATATGTTTTCATCCGGCCTTCATTGGTTTTCATtgtcgcaaaaaaaagaagcttttggAGCCAGCCGTGATCCCATTGGTCGATCGGAGGGTCACGAGGTCACTCTCCGCCAATCAGAACGCAGCAGGAAAAGGAAACGGGACATTTGACAGCCTCCCAGAGTCTGGGCGCTTTCACCCGGgttatgttttcatttggaCCCGCCTCGTTGTTCTAggctaatttaaaaaaggaaaagaaaagaattatcATCTCATCTTATTGTTTCCGTTCCTCTTGTAGACACGCCCCCTCTGGAGTGAAAGAGGCGCTACATTACGCTACATTGCGCTACATTTGGTTACACTCGTTTCTCCGGTGTTGTGGTGTATTCAGTGATGGCCTTTCCCGGATACGGCGCTGCCCCCGGTGGAGTCGCGGTAAGAAAGCTTTATAATGTCATGAAATATCGGGACGGGCACCGTGTCTAAAGAATGCGGAAGTCGGTCTCGATGTCCGTCATCAGGGGGCTCAGAACCCAAACACGATGCACACGtctgcaggtgtttgtgtgtttatgtgacgCGCGAGCTAAAGGTGTGACGGAAACTTCGGAGGCgaaagaagtattcagataccTTACTGTCGTAAAAGTGGCGTTAGTGTAGACATATTCTGTTgtacacaatatataataatcctgcattcaaagtaaagtaaaaaaatataataaatatatataataaagtaaaatattccTCAAGTAGTTTAAAAAGTACTCTTTATGCAGAATgaccgatatatatatatatagatatacatatatattgtagttattgatgcatcaatgtgttcatcactttaatgttgcagctggtaaatgtCGATAACACTTTTTacagcagtatataaagtattataTCAGTTAAAGGACTCCCATGTTGCTCAAACAGCAGACGTTACTGCTCTCAGTGAGTTCACAGGAACACAATTGCAGAAGAAACCGCTTCCTGAACACATCCCATAACCTATGCATTCAAACCCTTACTTCAGTCAAAGTAAATGGACATTATTTgctaaatgtactttaaaagTATTGATTGGTCAGTAAAATGTTCCCAGTCTATGTTCTACTATTAAATCTGAcgtttctgttgtatttgttttatttgttaggGGTCATTCTAGAGGCTTTTATAAATAGAGTTTATTGAGCTTCAAAGAACTAAAAGCAGTAAAAAGCAGAAGCGTGAAGTTACATAAGAATAGAAAAGCTCAAGTAAAGTAGCTCCAAAGTTGTActgaagtacttgagtaaatgtacacaGCGATATTTCACCACAGgaattctttaaaaataaaatatccatAATTAACATCTTCAGAAGTAATAACCGATCATCTCCCAGTAACACTttgttgtttctctgtctctctgcagcagGACCCTCTCTACGGATACTTTTCAGCTGTAGCTGGACAGgtacccccacccccaccccccccccaccccacacacacgcacacacacacacacacacacacacacacacacacacacacgttcctccGATTGTGCAGACTGCTGTCATCTAACTTTCCGTGCTCTTGAACATGCGACAGGATGGACAGATCTCAGCAGACGAGCTGCAGCGCTGCCTCACGCAGTCCGGCATCTCGGGCACGTACAAACGTAAGGCCgctgttattaatattattattaattaatagtGCACGTGTTGGCCTCACGCTCGTTCACTTTAATGCTGACGAGGGATCGTTTATCTAATCGGAGTTTATGCAGAACGAGGTTTTTAAAATGAGAAGATTTATAAAAATTAAGCTGAGCTCTGTTGCaccgttaaaaaaaactaatctccatttaatacattttttattaaaagtttaAACTAGAGTTTAATCAATATGATGCTTGCTTACCAAGAATAACCATAAATAAAATGGTAAATACATTGGTGTGCTTTCTGGATAGTAAGCAGGCTTTTAAGATGGGGGGAGGAGCTAAAAAGTTTGTTAGTTGGCTAACGCAACTCGTGTTGGGTTAGCATTAGCTCGAAACAACACTTCCTGCAGGTCAAGGCTTTtatcttaaattatttaatgcCAACTTATTGATCAGTGTATAAGTAAATGGATTTCTGGATAAAATACAAAACCATGTAGTCAGGTGAATTATTATCTACTATTATATACTAAGTAAATACCATTACATCACTATTAATGTGGGTGCAGATTTGTCTGATTGTTTATGAATAATACAACGTTGAACAGTGTTCTTTGGTCATGTTTCACAGCCTTCAGCATGGAGACCTGCAGACTGATGGTCAGCATGCTGGATGTATCCTTCAGGAGGTAAAGAAGGCGTTCAGGTTGCTGGTATCGTGCATGCTGCCCACTAAAGCTGAGGTTAATACTTGACTTATTTCTTCACAGGGTTTGTTTAAAAGTTTCTAGTATGCATCTTTTAAATTAGCTTATTTTGTAAGTGTGcacacaatgacaataaagcagTTTAAGCCCTAGTTTGATATTTGTGAAGTATCACAGTTATCCCCTCTGTGAGTTGTGTTGTATGGTGGGGTGTGTTGAGTTGAGCTGTGTTGTGTAGTGTGGTGTGGTCTTGTGTCCTTGACGGTGTCTCCTCAGAGGGACCATTCCAACAGCATGGGCTTCAACGAGTTCAAGGAGCTCTGGCAGGCCCTGAACGGCTGGAAGTCCACCTTCATGTCCTACGACCAGGACCGCAGTGGGACGGTGGAGGGCCCGGAGCTGCAGCACGCCTTCACCTCCatgggtactggccctttaacttagcacgccttcacctccatgggtactggccctttaacttagcacgccttcacctccatgggtactggccctttaacttagcacgccttcacctcaatgggtactggccctttaacttagcacgccttcacctccatgggtactggccctttaacttagcacgccttcacctcaatgggtactggccctttaacttagcacgccttcacctccatgggtactggccctttaacttagcacgccttcacctcaatgggtactggccctttaacttagcacgccttcacctcaatgggtactggccctttaacttagcacgccttcacctccatgggtactggccctttaacttagcacgccttcacctcaatgggtactggccctttaacttagcacgccttcacctccatgggtactggccctttaacttaGCACGCCTTCACCTCAATGGGTACTGGCCCTTTTAACTTAGCACGCCTTCACCTCCatgggtactggccctttaacttagcacgccttcacctcaatgggtactggccctttaacttagcacgccttcacctccatgggtactggccctttaacttagcacgccttcacctccatgggtactggccctttaacttagcacgccttcacctcaatgggtactggccctttaacttagcacgccttcacctccatgggtactggccctttaacttaGCACGCCTTCACCTCAATGGGTACTGGCCCTTTTAACTTAGCACGCCTTCACCTCCatgggtactggccctttaacttaGCACGCCTTCACTTCCatgggtactggccctttaacttagcacgccttcacctccatgggtactggccctttaacttagcacaccttcacctccatgggtactggccctttaacttagcacgccttcacctccatgggtactggccctttaacttagcacaccttcacctccatgggtactggccctttaacttaGCACGCCTTCACCTCAATGGCTACTGGTCCTTTAACTTAGCACGCCTTCACCTCAatgggtactggccctttaacttagcacgccttcacctccatgggtactggccctttaacttaGCACGCCTTCACCTCAATGGctactggccctttaacttagcacgccttcacctccatgggtactggccctttaacttagcacgccttcacctcaatgggtactggccctttaacttagcacgccttcacctccatgggtactggccctttaacttagcacgccttcacctcaatgggtactggccctttaacttagcacgccttcacctccatgggtactggccctttaacttaGCACGCCTTCACCTCAATGGGTACTGGCCCTTTTAACTTAGCACGCCTTCATGGGTACCCCTCTGcatgaagcttcataatatatagttttattaataaatgtgtataaatgagactctgaatgctgtgtgaacaaacccctctgcagaaagcttcataatatatagttttattaatacatgtaGTATACATGTTGTAAAAACCAAATATCAGGGAGCTGCTCTCAGTTCCCTCTCGTGTTCCCGTGCAGGTTTTAATCTGAGCCCTCAGGCCATGAACATCATCATGAACCGCCACAGCTTCAACGGCAGGATCGGGTTCGACGACTTCGTGGGCTGTTGCACAAAACTCCGTGCCCTGACtggtgagaagaagaagaagaagaagaacatgcatttaaataaaaacaccaacGTTTGGTCAATGGACAAATGCTCAGTGATGAACAATGAAAGTATCAtttttaatctgtttgttttcagaTCAGTTCCAAAGAAGAGACACGAGCCGAACTGGCACGGCTTCATTTCATTATGATGATGTAAGTTTCCACAACTTAGCATctgaataatgaatacattatatatattatataacatgGATGGAAAGCTTGACTTAAGTTCAACATGATCAGACTGTTGCTGTTCATGTTGTGTAAATATGTCACGGCAAGTAAATAGTGTACTTTACAGATGTGTAGTCATGACCAGCTTTTAAACACTGCAAACAAtagttttttactttttaaaagaagGCTGTGAAACTGTTTCTccagagacgtacgaccttgttgaaccttgttgaacaacacagagacgtacgaccttgttgaactttacagagacatACAACCTTGTTgaaccttgttgaacaacacagagacgtacaaccttgttgaacaacacagagacgtacgaccttgttgaacaacacagagacgtacgaccttgttgaacaacacagagacgtacgaccttgttgaactttacagagacgtacgaccttgttgaactttacagagacgtacgaccttgttgaactttacagagacatacgaccttgttgaacaacacggagacgtacgaccttgttgaactttacagagacatacaaccttgttgaacaacacagagacgtacgaccttgttgaactttacagagacgtacgaccttgttgaactttacagagacatACAACCTTGTTgaaccttgttgaacaacacagagacgtacgaccttgttgaacaacacagagacgtacgaccttgttgaactttacagagacgtacaaccttgttgaacaacacagagacgtacaaccttgttgaacaacacagagacgtacgaccttgttgaacaacacagagacgtacaaccttgttgaacaacacagagacgtacgaccttgttgaacaacacagagacgtacgaccttgttgaacaacacagagacgtacgaccttgttgaacaacacagagacgtacgaccttgttgaacaacacagagacgtacgaccttgttgaacaacacagagacgtacgaccttgttgaactttacagagacatacaaccttgttgaacaacacagagacatacaaccttgttgaacaacacagagacgtacgaccttgttgaactttacagagacgtacgaccttgttgaactttacagagacgtacaaccttgttgaacaacacagagacgtacgaccttgttgaactttacagagacatACAACCTTGTTgaaccttgttgaacaacacagagacgtacaaccttgttgaacaacacagagacgtacaaccttgttgaacaacacagagacgtacgaccttgttgaactttacagagacatACAACCTTGTTgaaccttgttgaacaacacagagacgtacaaccttgttgaacaacacagagacgtacaaccttgttgaacaacacagagacgtacgaccttgttgaacaacacagagacgtacgaccttgttgaacaacacagagacgtacgaccttgttgaacaacacggagacgtacgaccttgttgaacaacacggagacgtacgaccttgttgaacaacacagagacgtacgaccttgttgaacaacacagagacgtacaaccttgttgaacaacacagagacgtacgaccttgttgaacaacacagagacgtaactgttgaacaacacagagacgtacgaccttgttgaacaacacggagacgtacgaccttgttgaacaacacagagacgtacgaccttgttgaactttacagagacatacgaccttgttgaacaacacagagacatacaaccttgttgaacaacacagagacgtacgaccttgttgaactttacagagacgtacgaccttgttgaactttacagagacatacgaccttgttgaacaacacggagacgtacgaccttgttgaactttacagagacatacgaccttgttgaactttagAGAGACATacaaccttgttgaacaacacagagacgtacgaccttgttgaactttacagagacatacgaccttgttgaactttacagagacatacgaccttgttgaacaacacagagacgtacgaccttgttgaacaacacagagacatacgaccttgttgaacaacacggagacgtacgaccttgttgaacaacacagagacgtacgaccttgttgaactttacagagacgtacgaccttgttgaacaacacagagacgtacgaccttgttgaacaacacagagacgtacgaccttgttgaactttacagagacgtacgaccttgttgaactttacagagacgtacgaccttgttgaactttacagagacgtacgaccttgttgaactttacagagacatacgaccttgttgaacaacacagagacgtacgaccttgttgaactttacagagacgtacgaccttgttgaacaacacagagacatacgaccttgttgaactttacagagacgtatgaccttgttgaactttacagagacatacgaccttgttgaacaacacagagacatacgaccttgttgaactttacagagacgtacgaccttgttgaactttacagagacatacgaccttgttgaacaacacagagacgtacgaccttgttgaactttacagagacgtacgaccttgttgaacaacacagagacatacgaccttgttgaactttacagagacatacaaccttgttgaactttacagagacatacaaccttgttgaacaacacagagacgtacgaccttgttgaactttacagagacgtacaaccttgttgaactttacagagacatacgaccttgttgaactttacagagacgtacaaccttgttgaactttacagagacgtacgaccttgttgaacaacacagagacgtacaaccttgttgaactttacagagacgtacgaccttgttgaactttacagagacatacgaccttgttgaacaacacagagacgtacgaccttgttgaactttacagagacgtacgaccttgttgaactttacagagacatACAACCTTGTTgaaccttgttgaacaacacagagacatacaaccttgttgaacaacacagagacatacgaccttgttgaactttacagagacgtacaaccttgttgaacaacacagagacgtacgaccttgttgaactttacagagacatacaaccttgttgaactttacagagacatacaaccttgttgaacaacacagagacgtacgaccttgttgaactttacagagacgtacgaccttgttgaacaacacagagacgtacgaccttgttgaactttacagagacgtacgaccttgttgaactttacagagacatACAACCTTGTTgaaccttgttgaacaacacagagacgtacgaccttgttgaactttacagagacatacaaccttgttgaactttacagagacatacaaccttgttgaacaacacagagacgtacgaccttgttgaacaacacagagacatacgaccttgttgaacaacacagagacgtacgaccttgttgaacaacacagagacatacgaccttgttgaacaacacagagacgtacgaccttgttgaacaacacagagacgtacgaccttgttgaactttacagagacatacgaccttgttgaacaacacagagacgtacgaccttgttgaactttacagaggcttacgaccttgttgaacaacacagagacatacaaccttgttgaactttacagagacgtacgaccttgttgaactttacagagacatacgaccttgttgaacaacacagagacgtacgaccttgttgaactttacagagacatacgaccttgttgaacaacacagagacgtacgaccttgttgaactttacagagacatacgaccttgttgaacaacacagagacgtacgaccttgttgaacaacacagagacgtacgaccttgttgaactttacagagacatacgaccttgttgaacaacacagagacatacgaccttgttgaactttacagagacatacgaccttgttgaacaacacagagacgtacgaccttgttgaactttacagagacatacgaccttgttgaacaacacagagacatacgaccttgttgaactttacagagacatacgaccttgttgaacaacacagagacatacgaccttgttgaacaacacagagatgtACAACcttttagcagctaaagagagtTGGTGGAGAACAAACTCGAGTTAAAAGGGCAACGAATAGCACACTTATGttcatcaggtggacacaaacatgACTCCATTTGATAGTCTTGCTGTTGGGTGACAGTTGTCCAATAACGCCTGTGTCTCTCTAGTTTATCCAGGTCACCATGAGCATATGAAGAGGAATGGACTAATCAGCGGGGACACGCCGGCCCTTTAAAATCTTCTCATAGA contains:
- the sri gene encoding sorcin, with the protein product MAFPGYGAAPGGVAQDPLYGYFSAVAGQDGQISADELQRCLTQSGISGTYKPFSMETCRLMVSMLDRDHSNSMGFNEFKELWQALNGWKSTFMSYDQDRSGTVEGPELQHAFTSMGFNLSPQAMNIIMNRHSFNGRIGFDDFVGCCTKLRALTDQFQRRDTSRTGTASFHYDDFIQVTMSI